GGCGTTCGATGGCGGTCGCCAGTCCATGGGTAAACTTGTGGATATCGCCGGTGGAATCGCTCTCCGTGAAGAAACCACCGTAGTAGGTACCCGCCAGGGTGGGTTCGATGGCGCGCATTTCATCCGGGGTTACAGCCCTGCGCTCCAGGCCGCCAGCGGCCAACAATCTGGAGACGTTGGCCGCATGGTCGAACCCGGACTTGTTGCGGTAGATATGCAGGATACCGCGACGTTCGAGATCGAAATCGATTCCTTCGTTCTTCGCCCACTCGAACAGGTGCTCCCGCGCAGCGATGGCCAGGCGGGCGGTTTCGGTGGTATTGGCTTCGTATTGGGGAATGGCCGCCATGAACTCGGCGAACCAGCTCATTTTGTGCCAGGTTGGCTTGGGGTTGACCAACAATGGCGCATCGTTGCGCATCATCCAGCGCAGGCCTTTGATGATGGTCTGCCAGTTGTTCCAAACTTCGGCGTTTGAGGCCGATAACTGGCCACCGTTGGCGAACGAGGTCTCCATCGCCGCATAGCGGTGTTTCTCGAAAAGGGTAACCTCGAAGCCGCGCTTGGCGAGGGTATAGGCGGTTGTGATGCCGGTAATGCCACCGCCGACAACAGCAATGCGTTTCATGATCATCTCCAGGGGCGTCGGGGTTTCCTCTCTACACGACTGTAGACAGCACCCCTTCCGTCACTGAACCTGAGAGATTCACGCGCCGTCTGATATCAGCGGCCGCTTGCTCCTTCGGTGTGCCAACTGACGCAGATGTTGGCAGCTCTTCGGAAAGTGTCTCGTGCTAGCGGTCCTTTTGCCTGAGAGTTTCCGGGGCAGTTGCTCCTTCGGCGCCGATTCGCTGCGCGAACCAGTCTCTCCCGCTAGTACGTCGGATATGGTGTTTACTTTTTACCCGCATGGGAAAGATAGCAGAAACACC
The window above is part of the Marinobacter nanhaiticus D15-8W genome. Proteins encoded here:
- a CDS encoding D-amino acid dehydrogenase — translated: MKRIAVVGGGITGITTAYTLAKRGFEVTLFEKHRYAAMETSFANGGQLSASNAEVWNNWQTIIKGLRWMMRNDAPLLVNPKPTWHKMSWFAEFMAAIPQYEANTTETARLAIAAREHLFEWAKNEGIDFDLERRGILHIYRNKSGFDHAANVSRLLAAGGLERRAVTPDEMRAIEPTLAGTYYGGFFTESDSTGDIHKFTHGLATAIERLGVNTLYGYDVNDVGADQNGAWVTASDGESEQRHSFDGMVICAGVGSRPLAAKLGDRVNIYPVKGYSITVHLDDESSQQSAPTVSLLDDETKIVTSRLGGDRFRVAGTAEFNGYNRDIRADRVRPLVSWVEQCFPGVSTRRVVPWAGLRPMLPNMMPRVGPGRLPTVFYNTGHGHLGWTLSAITAEMLADAVENPASAQAMGAAH